The proteins below are encoded in one region of Patescibacteria group bacterium:
- the mgtA gene encoding magnesium-translocating P-type ATPase codes for MIAPEIINQSLEYFSRLDSAELLAKLKSSPEGLLDSEARKRLVLYGKNLIKQEKKHHLILQFLSNFKNPLILILMVVSVISIILGDRFQASIVLVIVVMSVALNFVQEYKANLASEKLKSKLAYTTAIIRNGVKKEIATKNVCLGDIVELNAGDMIPADCRILKSTDVFANQSTITGESFPAEKHAEEQNPKGKNSFELTNILLHGSSIISGTAVVLVIRTGSRTEFGKVALNLSQNVTENEFTKGILSFSLFISKIILVFVLFIFSFTALVKFDFINSLMFSVAIAVGLTPEFLPMIMSVCMSKGSLNMAKKGVIVKRLSSIPTLGSMDVLCTDKTGTLTENKIKLIKYIDLAGNHSEKVLFHSYLNSFFQTGINNIMDEAVLSFKEVDIAGYKKIDEIPFDFKRKRMTVVVEDKNKNHFLITKGAPEEIFKLASNIVNTANLADRYKQLSNEGFRVLAVAIKKQQVIKERYSTSDECDMELIGYLAFLDPPKKDVTRVLRDLENLGIEIKIITGDNELVASRICQEVDLKVKGILLGSEIDEMSEDALLQKVKNTTIFAEFLPEDKTKIILALKKGGFVVGYLGDGINDAPSLKTADVGISVSNAVDIAREMADMVMTARGLNQLKDGVLEGRRTFGNTMKYVMMGISSNFGNMFSVLGAVIFLPFLPMLPIQILLNNLIYETSQVTIPTDNVDEEYLNKPKRWDVGNIKKFMLTFGPISSLFDFISFFALYLFFKNSPTGFQTGWFMESLATQTLVIHIIRTRKIPFIQSRASKYLILTSLAGVLVGWVIPFTPIGRIFSFSPLPVGVLSILIVVVVCYLATVEIVKRYAFKRSFIS; via the coding sequence ATGATTGCCCCCGAGATAATAAATCAAAGCTTAGAATATTTTTCTAGATTGGATTCTGCGGAATTACTTGCCAAACTTAAATCGTCTCCCGAAGGACTTTTGGATTCCGAGGCTAGAAAGCGCTTGGTGTTGTACGGAAAAAACTTAATTAAGCAAGAAAAAAAACACCACCTGATACTGCAATTTTTGTCTAATTTTAAAAATCCCTTAATTTTGATCCTAATGGTTGTTTCCGTGATCTCAATTATTTTGGGGGATAGATTTCAAGCCAGCATCGTGCTTGTTATAGTTGTCATGAGTGTGGCGTTAAACTTTGTTCAAGAGTACAAAGCAAATTTGGCTTCGGAAAAATTAAAAAGCAAGTTGGCTTACACAACGGCAATTATAAGAAATGGTGTAAAAAAAGAAATTGCCACAAAAAATGTCTGTTTGGGAGATATTGTGGAGCTTAATGCTGGAGATATGATTCCAGCCGATTGTCGCATTTTAAAAAGTACAGATGTTTTTGCCAACCAATCTACAATAACTGGAGAGTCATTTCCCGCGGAAAAACATGCCGAGGAACAAAACCCCAAGGGAAAAAATTCTTTTGAGCTGACAAACATTCTTTTGCACGGTAGCAGTATTATTTCGGGTACAGCGGTTGTTCTTGTCATTAGAACTGGTAGTCGCACGGAATTTGGAAAAGTCGCTCTAAATCTTTCCCAAAATGTTACCGAAAACGAGTTTACCAAGGGAATTCTCTCTTTTAGCCTTTTTATTTCTAAAATTATTCTTGTTTTTGTCCTTTTTATCTTTTCGTTTACCGCTCTAGTTAAGTTTGACTTTATTAACTCTCTGATGTTTTCTGTGGCAATTGCGGTTGGTCTTACACCGGAATTTTTGCCTATGATCATGTCGGTCTGTATGAGCAAGGGGTCACTTAACATGGCAAAAAAGGGCGTCATCGTAAAAAGATTGTCGTCCATTCCAACTCTCGGAAGTATGGATGTCTTGTGTACCGACAAAACTGGAACGCTGACTGAAAATAAAATTAAACTCATTAAGTATATCGATCTGGCTGGTAACCATTCCGAAAAGGTGTTGTTTCACTCTTATTTAAATAGCTTCTTTCAGACGGGAATTAACAATATTATGGACGAGGCGGTCTTAAGTTTTAAAGAAGTTGATATTGCGGGGTATAAAAAAATAGACGAGATTCCCTTCGATTTTAAAAGAAAGAGAATGACAGTTGTAGTTGAAGATAAAAATAAAAATCACTTTCTTATTACAAAAGGAGCTCCCGAGGAAATATTTAAACTAGCCAGTAATATTGTAAATACAGCCAATCTTGCGGATAGGTATAAACAACTAAGTAACGAGGGTTTTAGAGTACTTGCTGTAGCAATTAAAAAGCAACAAGTTATTAAAGAGAGGTATAGCACAAGCGACGAGTGCGATATGGAGCTCATTGGATATCTGGCATTTTTAGATCCGCCCAAAAAAGATGTTACAAGAGTCCTTCGTGATTTGGAAAATCTTGGGATAGAAATAAAGATTATTACTGGTGACAACGAGCTTGTGGCTAGCAGAATTTGCCAAGAGGTCGATCTTAAAGTTAAGGGTATTTTATTAGGTTCCGAAATAGATGAGATGTCCGAAGACGCGTTGTTGCAAAAAGTTAAAAACACCACAATTTTTGCCGAATTTTTGCCCGAAGATAAAACAAAAATAATTCTAGCTCTTAAAAAAGGTGGTTTTGTTGTGGGTTATTTGGGAGATGGAATAAACGATGCCCCTTCCTTAAAAACTGCCGATGTTGGAATATCGGTATCAAACGCCGTAGATATAGCAAGAGAAATGGCAGATATGGTTATGACTGCAAGAGGGTTAAATCAGCTAAAAGATGGAGTTTTGGAGGGGCGCAGGACTTTTGGAAATACCATGAAGTATGTCATGATGGGAATAAGTTCCAATTTTGGTAATATGTTTAGCGTTTTGGGAGCCGTAATTTTTCTGCCTTTTTTGCCTATGCTTCCTATCCAAATTCTATTAAATAATTTAATCTACGAAACCTCGCAAGTTACCATACCGACAGACAATGTAGACGAGGAATATCTGAACAAACCAAAAAGATGGGATGTAGGGAATATAAAAAAATTTATGCTGACATTTGGACCCATAAGCTCGCTGTTTGATTTTATTTCGTTTTTTGCTTTGTATCTATTTTTTAAAAATTCTCCCACGGGTTTTCAAACCGGGTGGTTTATGGAGTCTTTAGCTACACAAACTCTGGTTATTCATATCATTAGAACCCGAAAAATACCTTTTATTCAAAGTAGAGCAAGCAAGTATCTTATTCTTACGAGTTTAGCTGGAGTTTTAGTTGGATGGGTAATACCATTTACGCCAATTGGCAGGATTTTTAGCTTTAGCCCTTTGCCTGTCGGGGTTCTGTCAATTTTGATTGTGGTGGTAGTTTGTTATCTTGCTACGGTTGAGATTGTAAAAAGATACGCCTTTAAAAGAAGTTTTATTTCGTAA
- a CDS encoding radical SAM protein produces the protein MEKTTTNRPIQIKTLLKENKVKDFQIKYVLDAVFKRGILDFEKITTIPKEIRSLLKENIVPFSLTTVSRLKGQQTEKVFFKTVDGNPVESVLMRYLKKRESRYSLCVSVQSGCAMGCQFCATGKMGFIKNLTVDEIVDQMLYFKNLGKEVDTISFMGMGEPFLNLENVLKSIDILTDPDLVGLSPKRINVSTVGIIPGIKALTKTHPRVNLAFSLHSPLNPQRRSLMPVSKIHAIEDVFVALDEHIWKTHKKVFISYILLNGVNNSDQHAKTLVQLIKNRGKYAYLYHVNLIRCHQTGGSFEAPSPQSVASFMNVLTVNGIACSLRKSFGEDIGAACGQLGLAAKA, from the coding sequence ATGGAAAAAACAACGACAAACAGACCTATACAAATTAAAACCCTTCTTAAAGAAAACAAAGTTAAAGATTTTCAAATTAAATATGTTCTTGATGCAGTGTTTAAAAGGGGCATTTTGGATTTTGAGAAAATTACCACCATCCCCAAAGAAATAAGAAGTCTTCTAAAAGAAAACATCGTCCCTTTTTCCTTAACAACAGTTTCTCGTTTAAAAGGTCAGCAAACCGAAAAGGTTTTCTTTAAGACGGTAGATGGCAACCCAGTAGAAAGTGTTTTGATGAGATACCTTAAAAAAAGAGAATCACGATACTCTCTTTGTGTTTCGGTGCAATCAGGCTGTGCCATGGGATGCCAATTTTGTGCCACGGGAAAAATGGGGTTTATTAAAAATTTAACAGTGGACGAAATTGTAGATCAAATGCTGTATTTTAAAAACCTTGGAAAAGAAGTAGACACAATTTCTTTTATGGGTATGGGCGAGCCGTTTTTAAATTTGGAAAATGTTCTTAAATCAATTGATATTTTGACGGATCCCGATCTTGTGGGTTTAAGCCCTAAGCGTATTAATGTTAGTACGGTTGGAATAATTCCTGGAATAAAAGCCCTTACAAAAACTCACCCTAGGGTCAATTTGGCTTTTTCTTTGCACTCACCTTTAAATCCACAACGCCGAAGTTTAATGCCAGTCTCCAAAATTCATGCCATAGAAGATGTTTTTGTGGCTCTTGATGAACACATTTGGAAAACCCACAAAAAGGTTTTTATTTCTTATATTTTGTTAAATGGAGTTAACAATAGCGATCAACACGCCAAAACTTTGGTGCAGCTTATAAAAAATCGTGGCAAATACGCTTACCTTTATCATGTAAATTTAATTCGTTGCCACCAAACAGGCGGCTCTTTTGAGGCGCCAAGCCCGCAAAGCGTTGCTTCGTTTATGAATGTTTTGACTGTCAACGGAATTGCCTGTTCTTTGCGCAAATCTTTTGGAGAAGACATCGGCGCTGCCTGTGGGCAGTTAGGATTAGCTGCAAAGGCGTAA
- a CDS encoding aminopeptidase: MKHQSREEALAKIIVNHSLRIKPKEKVLITVSNPHAFLLAKAVFIEALKVGAYPLMDESSISGLNYNFYRLANNWQLSYIPKEVIKAKINWADAYVRIFSEDNSKELSQIDPKIITTRTKLLRPLSDEIVDSDRWVLTEFPSYSMAQQAGVSLDFLTDFYFDSCIVDYKKMEKQLLGLKKILDDANKIRVVGKNTDLTLSAKERLSCACFGQRNIPDGEVFLAPIKNSLNGKVYFEFPTEYLNHEMGGVYLEFKKGKVVEAKAEKGEAHLHKILQTDEGALRVGEFAIGANYNIKRGMKNTLFDEKIGGTVHLALGRSYKEKLGGAPTNGNESAIHWDLIKDTRIKGSFVEVDGKKILIDGQIAP; the protein is encoded by the coding sequence ATGAAACACCAAAGTCGCGAGGAAGCGCTGGCAAAAATAATTGTTAATCATTCGCTTAGGATTAAACCCAAAGAAAAGGTGTTGATTACTGTTTCCAACCCCCATGCTTTTTTGCTAGCTAAAGCCGTGTTTATAGAAGCATTAAAGGTGGGTGCTTACCCCTTAATGGACGAGTCTTCCATTTCTGGACTTAACTACAACTTTTACCGTTTGGCAAACAACTGGCAACTTAGTTACATTCCAAAAGAGGTTATTAAAGCAAAAATAAATTGGGCGGACGCCTATGTCCGAATTTTTTCCGAGGATAACTCCAAAGAATTAAGCCAAATTGACCCTAAAATTATTACAACAAGAACCAAACTCTTAAGACCCCTATCCGATGAAATTGTGGATTCAGATCGCTGGGTTTTAACCGAGTTTCCCTCCTATTCCATGGCACAACAAGCTGGGGTTTCGCTGGATTTTTTAACCGACTTTTACTTTGACTCTTGCATTGTAGATTATAAAAAAATGGAAAAACAGCTTTTAGGTCTAAAAAAGATTTTGGATGATGCCAACAAAATTCGCGTTGTTGGGAAAAATACAGATTTGACCCTTTCGGCAAAAGAAAGGTTGTCATGCGCCTGCTTTGGGCAAAGAAACATTCCCGATGGCGAAGTGTTTTTAGCGCCAATAAAAAATTCCCTTAACGGGAAAGTTTATTTTGAATTTCCAACGGAATACCTGAATCACGAGATGGGGGGAGTGTATCTCGAATTTAAGAAGGGAAAAGTTGTAGAGGCAAAAGCAGAAAAAGGTGAGGCGCATTTACACAAAATTTTACAAACTGACGAAGGGGCGCTTAGAGTTGGAGAATTTGCCATAGGAGCAAATTACAACATAAAACGGGGGATGAAAAATACGCTTTTTGACGAAAAAATTGGCGGTACAGTCCATTTGGCTCTTGGAAGGTCTTATAAAGAAAAGCTGGGCGGGGCACCCACAAACGGAAACGAATCAGCCATTCATTGGGATTTAATTAAAGACACCAGAATTAAAGGATCTTTTGTGGAAGTAGATGGCAAGAAAATTTTAATAGACGGTCAAATAGCCCCGTAG
- a CDS encoding DsbA family protein, translating to MSEEQTPKAPRSGSNYLTPMAILMAGILIAVAVVVKDNSQILGLKSPEPQTTETAVAQNPAPSAPKPLPALFADVDLGTSAIEGNKDAPVTMVEVSDYECPYCKRHALTGAGPEIKSKYIDTGQIKLAFINYPLSFHDPAATKEAETAECVRAQGGDAAFFKFYTKLFETSAGNGAGIEDVKLYDLATQVGVNSTAVKSCVTAGTKKESVAEDLAKINTIDQNLRTQVADLIAKGEVDSSWADQVGIGTPTFFVGKSSDTGTIKGEWISGAQPISEFDKVIEKYL from the coding sequence ATGTCAGAAGAACAAACACCCAAAGCCCCCCGTTCTGGTTCTAATTATTTAACCCCTATGGCAATTTTAATGGCGGGAATTTTAATTGCGGTTGCGGTAGTAGTAAAAGACAACTCGCAAATTTTGGGTCTAAAATCACCTGAACCCCAAACTACAGAGACAGCGGTTGCTCAAAATCCCGCGCCTTCCGCTCCAAAGCCACTTCCGGCATTATTTGCGGATGTAGATTTAGGTACAAGCGCAATTGAGGGGAATAAAGATGCGCCAGTAACCATGGTCGAAGTCTCCGATTACGAATGTCCTTATTGCAAAAGACACGCTCTTACAGGAGCCGGACCAGAAATTAAATCCAAATATATTGATACTGGTCAAATAAAGTTGGCTTTTATTAATTATCCCTTGTCTTTTCATGATCCAGCGGCAACCAAAGAAGCCGAAACAGCCGAATGCGTAAGAGCGCAGGGTGGGGATGCAGCATTTTTTAAATTCTATACCAAATTGTTTGAGACCTCTGCTGGAAATGGTGCGGGAATAGAGGATGTAAAACTTTACGATTTGGCAACCCAAGTTGGGGTTAATTCTACCGCTGTCAAATCGTGTGTAACTGCAGGTACTAAAAAGGAATCCGTTGCAGAGGATCTTGCCAAAATAAACACTATTGACCAAAATCTGCGTACTCAAGTTGCCGATCTGATAGCCAAAGGTGAAGTAGACTCTTCTTGGGCGGATCAGGTAGGAATTGGAACGCCAACATTTTTTGTAGGAAAATCATCTGATACTGGAACAATTAAAGGAGAGTGGATTTCTGGAGCCCAGCCAATTAGTGAGTTTGATAAGGTCATAGAAAAATATCTTTAG
- the infB gene encoding translation initiation factor IF-2 has protein sequence MQKRPPVITIMGHVDHGKTTLLDAIRKTNVAKKEFGGITQHVSAYQVTYKDNLLTFIDTPGHEAFTQMRARGGKVADIIILVVATNEGVKPQTIEAILHAKASQVPIIVALTKTDLPGVSLEKIKKDLAEKELLLEGYGGDTVAVPLSAKENKGITDLLETIVLTWEMEKVEDLSQNDFEGVVIESLLDKRRGPLASVIVKKGTLSVGDTIFSFDTECKVKALIGFNGKPVKEAGPATPVEILGFKSVPQVGSILSHQKTNSESVEISQKKELDKNIKILNLVLKADTQGTLEALQYSIAKLTNTESQVNLLYAGVGSITQGDILLASSAGGIVMGFNVDYLSDVEFFAKSRKTIVRTYHIIYELIEELTGALQGMLELEEEKIKGRAEIVAIFNLPSGDIIYGAFVFAGRFKVGDKIAIWDSEDHLKEFLRDPKKSELRPLFETKVKKLKLEKNFVDNAPAGKNYGFLFDPQFKEASVNQIIHKH, from the coding sequence ATGCAAAAAAGACCGCCTGTGATCACAATTATGGGGCATGTTGACCATGGTAAAACAACCCTGCTGGACGCTATCCGCAAAACAAATGTGGCAAAAAAGGAGTTTGGAGGAATCACACAACATGTTAGCGCCTACCAAGTAACCTACAAAGATAATCTTTTAACCTTTATTGATACCCCAGGACACGAGGCGTTTACCCAAATGCGAGCTCGCGGTGGCAAGGTTGCTGACATTATAATTTTAGTTGTGGCAACAAACGAGGGAGTAAAGCCCCAAACAATTGAGGCAATTTTACACGCTAAAGCTTCGCAAGTTCCTATAATTGTCGCTCTTACAAAAACGGACTTGCCCGGTGTCTCTCTGGAAAAAATTAAGAAAGATTTGGCCGAAAAAGAGCTGTTGCTAGAAGGATATGGGGGGGATACTGTAGCGGTGCCTCTTTCGGCAAAAGAGAACAAAGGTATTACGGATCTTCTTGAAACAATCGTATTAACCTGGGAAATGGAAAAGGTCGAGGATCTTAGCCAAAATGATTTTGAGGGGGTTGTAATTGAATCTCTTTTGGATAAAAGACGGGGACCGCTAGCTTCGGTAATTGTTAAAAAGGGGACTCTTTCTGTTGGGGATACCATTTTTTCCTTTGATACCGAATGCAAAGTTAAGGCTCTAATCGGTTTTAACGGAAAGCCAGTAAAAGAGGCAGGTCCTGCAACCCCAGTGGAAATCTTGGGATTTAAATCTGTACCCCAAGTAGGCTCCATCTTATCCCACCAAAAAACCAACTCCGAGTCTGTTGAAATTTCTCAAAAAAAAGAGCTGGATAAAAATATTAAGATACTAAATTTGGTGTTAAAAGCAGATACCCAAGGAACCCTGGAAGCGCTACAGTATTCAATCGCTAAATTAACAAACACCGAGTCGCAGGTAAATTTACTTTATGCTGGGGTGGGAAGCATTACCCAGGGAGATATTCTGCTTGCAAGCTCCGCAGGTGGCATTGTTATGGGATTCAATGTTGACTATCTTTCGGATGTGGAATTTTTTGCCAAATCCCGCAAAACAATTGTTAGAACCTACCATATAATTTACGAATTAATCGAGGAGTTAACAGGCGCTCTCCAAGGCATGTTGGAGCTAGAAGAGGAAAAGATTAAAGGTCGAGCCGAAATTGTAGCTATTTTTAATTTACCATCGGGAGATATTATCTACGGAGCTTTTGTTTTCGCCGGGAGATTTAAAGTCGGAGACAAAATTGCCATTTGGGATTCCGAAGACCATCTTAAAGAGTTTCTACGAGATCCTAAAAAATCAGAGCTTCGCCCGCTTTTTGAAACTAAGGTTAAAAAGTTAAAGTTGGAAAAGAATTTTGTAGATAACGCTCCAGCTGGCAAAAACTATGGATTTTTGTTCGATCCTCAATTTAAAGAAGCCTCGGTAAACCAAATCATCCACAAGCATTAG
- the nusA gene encoding transcription termination factor NusA, with product MPITEFSSALNQVCSERGISPDSVLDAIKIAVIAAYKKDFPETASIDLTTEVDRESGETRIYKMLEDNTLQDITPPGFGRIAAQTAKQVILQKIREEEKDAVMEEYRKKIGSIVAGHIFRMERGTSIIDLGKAQGVLPQMEQIPQERYYINQRLKVLVKEISEGPKGEEIILSRSDPKFISELFALEVPEIPSNTVKIEAIAREAGSRTKMAVSSNSEKIDPVGSCVGQKGVRVTNVIAEIGDEKIDVIPFSSNKERFVAASLAPAKVKDVLLDIETKTATIEVGEDQLSLAIGRDGQNVRLAAKLTGWKIDIKGAHKKEEVAPKEKTKEKKVAKKKIAKKAKPAKKKPLKKKSIKTKPKAKE from the coding sequence ATGCCAATAACCGAATTTTCATCGGCCTTAAACCAAGTTTGCTCCGAGAGGGGAATCTCTCCCGATTCTGTTTTGGATGCCATAAAAATAGCGGTAATTGCGGCCTATAAAAAAGATTTTCCCGAGACAGCCAGTATTGATTTAACTACCGAAGTAGATAGAGAAAGTGGCGAAACCAGAATTTATAAAATGTTAGAGGACAACACACTCCAAGATATAACTCCCCCAGGATTTGGGAGAATTGCAGCGCAAACCGCAAAACAGGTAATATTGCAAAAAATTAGAGAGGAAGAAAAAGATGCTGTTATGGAAGAGTATCGTAAAAAAATTGGATCCATTGTAGCAGGTCATATTTTTAGGATGGAAAGAGGCACTTCTATTATTGACTTAGGTAAGGCTCAAGGTGTATTGCCACAAATGGAGCAAATTCCGCAGGAGCGCTACTATATTAATCAAAGGCTAAAAGTTTTAGTCAAAGAAATATCCGAGGGACCAAAAGGCGAGGAGATTATTCTCTCCCGATCCGATCCCAAATTTATCTCGGAGCTTTTTGCGCTAGAGGTGCCAGAGATTCCATCCAATACCGTAAAGATAGAGGCAATAGCCCGGGAAGCTGGGTCAAGAACAAAAATGGCAGTATCATCAAATTCCGAAAAAATCGACCCTGTTGGTTCTTGCGTAGGACAAAAAGGTGTTCGAGTTACCAATGTAATTGCCGAAATAGGAGACGAAAAGATAGATGTTATTCCCTTTTCTTCTAATAAAGAAAGGTTTGTAGCCGCAAGTTTAGCCCCCGCCAAAGTTAAAGATGTCCTTCTTGATATAGAAACTAAAACTGCCACAATTGAAGTTGGAGAGGACCAGCTCTCGCTTGCTATTGGTCGCGATGGTCAAAATGTTAGATTGGCAGCAAAACTTACAGGGTGGAAAATAGATATAAAAGGAGCCCATAAAAAAGAGGAGGTTGCGCCTAAAGAAAAAACTAAAGAAAAAAAAGTTGCAAAAAAGAAAATCGCAAAAAAAGCAAAACCTGCTAAGAAAAAACCCCTAAAAAAGAAGTCTATTAAAACTAAACCGAAAGCTAAGGAGTAA
- a CDS encoding SIMPL domain-containing protein (The SIMPL domain is named for its presence in mouse protein SIMPL (signalling molecule that associates with mouse pelle-like kinase). Bacterial member BP26, from Brucella, was shown to assemble into a channel-like structure, while YggE from E. coli has been associated with resistance to oxidative stress.): MFKIMFPMRTVMSRLFIIGLILLTFYFFPWKNINWGRVTFNAQQSIAVTGTSELKVSNQTASFSAGVTAYNDNKEIAIKGVNDKIASIIGAVKSFGVLEEDIKTQSLSIYQNSDYVYEGDRQKQKPGQWNVSNTIEINLKDISKASDLATLLASTGATNVYGPNFSLDDKKTRDTEKTLLSEAIADARSKAEIIAKSAGKTLGGIVTVSESGSYSPSPLYRMDSGIGGGGGAPVEPGSSTIQKTVYVTFELK; the protein is encoded by the coding sequence ATGTTTAAAATTATGTTTCCCATGAGAACCGTAATGTCTCGTCTTTTTATTATTGGCTTAATCCTTCTGACTTTCTATTTTTTTCCTTGGAAGAATATTAATTGGGGTCGTGTAACCTTTAATGCTCAACAAAGCATTGCGGTAACAGGAACCTCCGAATTAAAAGTTTCCAATCAAACCGCTTCTTTTTCTGCGGGAGTTACTGCCTACAATGACAATAAAGAAATTGCTATTAAAGGGGTTAACGACAAAATTGCCAGCATTATAGGCGCTGTAAAATCTTTTGGAGTTTTGGAAGAAGATATTAAAACCCAAAGTTTAAGCATTTATCAAAATTCCGATTATGTTTATGAAGGCGATCGCCAAAAGCAAAAACCAGGGCAATGGAATGTAAGTAACACCATCGAAATTAATTTGAAAGATATTTCCAAAGCCTCCGATTTGGCAACACTTTTAGCCTCAACTGGGGCAACCAATGTTTATGGTCCCAATTTTTCGTTGGATGACAAGAAAACTAGAGATACCGAAAAGACACTGCTTAGTGAAGCAATTGCGGATGCAAGGAGTAAAGCGGAAATAATTGCTAAATCTGCAGGTAAAACGCTGGGTGGAATTGTCACAGTCTCCGAAAGCGGTTCTTACTCTCCCTCTCCGCTTTATAGAATGGATAGTGGTATAGGTGGTGGTGGGGGAGCGCCAGTAGAACCCGGATCGTCTACCATCCAAAAAACAGTTTATGTAACCTTTGAGCTTAAATAA
- a CDS encoding type II toxin-antitoxin system VapC family toxin, whose product MKEKPGIKGKNLYLDSSIFIYHFENNKEFSPYTTTIFNVAEQENAVIGCSAILFSEITPPIFKTKNKEILAIYSSLDCSPLFLRIIDLTKEVALKAGSIRAEYGFSTPDSIHLASAVIGEFDVFITNDKDLLKFKEIPILPLTKVSLTFNIIRN is encoded by the coding sequence ATGAAAGAAAAACCTGGAATAAAAGGTAAAAACCTCTACCTAGATTCGAGTATCTTTATTTACCACTTCGAAAACAATAAAGAATTTTCTCCTTACACCACAACAATTTTTAATGTTGCGGAACAGGAGAATGCTGTAATTGGGTGTTCGGCAATTTTGTTTTCCGAAATAACACCTCCAATATTTAAAACAAAGAACAAGGAGATTTTAGCGATTTATAGTTCGCTAGACTGCTCACCATTGTTTTTGCGGATTATTGATCTAACTAAAGAAGTTGCACTAAAGGCAGGTAGTATTAGGGCAGAGTATGGATTTTCTACTCCCGATTCAATTCATTTGGCATCTGCTGTTATTGGAGAGTTTGATGTTTTTATTACCAACGATAAAGATTTATTAAAATTTAAGGAAATACCAATTTTACCACTTACCAAAGTATCTCTAACTTTCAACATAATTCGTAATTAA
- a CDS encoding AbrB/MazE/SpoVT family DNA-binding domain-containing protein, producing the protein MITESLKLSSQNQVTITTPIREALGVVAGDCVLVSLEDNEVRMYPAKKSWAKQTSGIAKNIYKAVGGGANYLKNERKTWNKR; encoded by the coding sequence ATGATCACAGAATCTTTAAAGCTCTCCTCTCAAAATCAAGTCACTATTACAACCCCAATTAGGGAAGCTCTGGGGGTTGTGGCTGGCGATTGTGTCTTAGTTTCCTTAGAAGATAACGAAGTGCGAATGTACCCTGCTAAAAAGTCTTGGGCAAAACAAACCTCCGGTATTGCTAAAAATATCTATAAAGCTGTTGGCGGTGGCGCAAACTATCTAAAGAATGAAAGAAAAACCTGGAATAAAAGGTAA